The nucleotide window AGCATGCCGAGGACCTCCCGCGCGCCGGGAACCGGCTTCTCGTGGGCGACGGCCCAGGGGCGTCCATCCGGCTTCACGCCCTCGGCCCGCATCTCGCCGTCGATGCCCACCAGCCAACAGGAGCAGCCGGTCGCGCCCAGCTCCCGCGCCAGTTCGTCCACGCCGAAGCCCTTGGCGATGCCGGACAGGTCCAGCCGCAGCGGCGCGAGGCGCCGGGCCCGGCCGCCGGCCATGTCGAGTTGCAGCGTCTTCGGCGGCTCGAACGAGGGATGTCCGGCGAGCCCGGCGATCAGTTCCGCATCGGGCGTGCGGGATCCACCGCCGCAGCCCCAGGCCCGGACAAGGTCGCCGACGCCGATGTCGAACGCGCCCTCCGAGCGGCGGCCGATGTCGAGCGCGGTGGTGAGCACCTTCGACAGCTCTCGCGGGATCGCCGTCCACGCGCCGACTGGCGTGGCGTTGAGGCGTTCGAGGTCGGAATCGCGCCGCCAAGCCGACATCTGCTGCTCCACGCGATCGACAGCCGCCTGGAGACGGCCGGTCAGCGCGTCGATATCGACCTTTGCGTTCGACCAGAAGACAGCGGACCAGCGCGACCCCATGGCGGGGCCGCTCAGCGCGTGGCGGCTCAGCGCCGAGGGTCGGGAGACCGGCTCAATAGACATCTTCGACGTAGCGTCCGTGAGATTTGAGGGTCGCAAGATCGAGGCCCAGCGGTCGCACCACCGGCTCGAAGGCACGCGTCACCGCCTCGGCCATGTCGCGGCCGCCGCACACCAGGATCTGCGCGCCCTGCCTCACCAGCTCGCGCAGGCGGGGGGCATCGGCGGCGATGCGGTCCTGCACATAGGCGCGGCCATCCGGGCCTCGCGAAAAGGCCGTCTGGAGCGAGGTCAGGCGCTTCTCTGCGAGGTGCTGGGCCAGTTCGTGCTCGTAGAGGAAGTCGGACGAGGGGCTCCGGCCACCCCAGTAGAGGTGGACCGGCCGACCCGCCGCGTTGGCCCGCACCAGCCCGGCGAGCGGGCCGATGCCGGCGCCGGCGCCAATCAGGATGAGCGGCGCCCGGCCCTTGGCCGGCCGGAAGACGGGATTGGCGCGGACGAAGGCTTCCACCCTGTCGCCCGGCGCGAGGCCATGCAGGAAGGTGGAGCAGAGCCCGCCCGCGCGCAGGCGGACGCAGATTTCCACCATCCCGTCCCGCGACGACGATGCGAGAGAGTAGAACCGCGGCATGTCGGCGCCCGGCGCCAGAATGCCGAGAAGGTCGCCAGGCTCGAAGGCCGGCAGGCGTCCCGCAGCCGCGCCCCGTCCGGGCCCGCGAAACCGCAGGATCGCCACCGGTGCGCCAATGGCCGCGCCGTAGTCCTCGCGCGACGCCAGTTCGAGCGCGAGGGTCTTCGGCCGCTCCGCCGTATGTTCGAGCACCAGATCGTGGCCGAGGCTGGATCCGAGGTCGCGGCCCCACTGCGCGAATTCC belongs to Xanthobacter autotrophicus Py2 and includes:
- a CDS encoding ApbE family lipoprotein (PFAM: ApbE family lipoprotein~KEGG: eba:ebA3192 thiamine biosynthesis lipoprotein ApbE precursor), translated to MSIEPVSRPSALSRHALSGPAMGSRWSAVFWSNAKVDIDALTGRLQAAVDRVEQQMSAWRRDSDLERLNATPVGAWTAIPRELSKVLTTALDIGRRSEGAFDIGVGDLVRAWGCGGGSRTPDAELIAGLAGHPSFEPPKTLQLDMAGGRARRLAPLRLDLSGIAKGFGVDELARELGATGCSCWLVGIDGEMRAEGVKPDGRPWAVAHEKPVPGAREVLGMLELSGAAVATSGSYRHRVEVDGRTTSHTMDPRRGAPLDNDLSAVTVLAETCMVADAWATALLVAGAVRGPELARRQGLAALFVRTDGTVLEAWP